A part of Dreissena polymorpha isolate Duluth1 chromosome 13, UMN_Dpol_1.0, whole genome shotgun sequence genomic DNA contains:
- the LOC127855525 gene encoding uncharacterized protein LOC127855525 isoform X15, giving the protein MRTLLLISALTITRLISTALIAAASTDSTSTVLTSTTVQPTEASTDSTSTVLTSTIVQPTEASTDSTSTVLTSTTVQPVAAASTDSTSTVLTSTTVQPTEASTDSTSTVLTSTIVQPTEASTDSTSTVLTSTTVQPEEARTDSTSTVLTSTTVQPTEASTDSTSTVLTSTTVQPTEASTDSTSTVLTRTTVQPTESSTDSTSTVLKSTTVQPAAASTNSTSTVLTSSTVQPTEASTDSTSTVLTRTTVQPATASTDSASTVLTSTTVQPTEASTDSTSTVLTSTTVQPTEARTDSTSTVLTSTTVQPTEASTDSTSTVLTSTTVQPTEASTDSTSTVLKSTTVQPAAASTDSTSTVLAITTVQPAATITDSTSTVLTSTIVHPAAASTDSTSTVLASTTVQPAAASNDSTSTGLKSTTAQPAAASTDSTSTMLKSTTAQPASASTNSTSTVLTSTTVQPTAASTVSTSTILTSTTVQHVAPASTDSTSTVLTSTTVQPAAASTDSTSTMLKSTTAQPASASTNSTSTVLTSTTVQPTAASTVSTSTILTSTTVQHVAPASTDSTSTVLTSTTVQPAAASTDSTSTMLKSTTAQPAAASTSVTTISNGCRKRAVEEGECVANAECVKEGDAYLCKCKQGFVNQSSQCNKEEMSWGQNRGTSGRSFIVAYWLLIVTACVHLVQTVP; this is encoded by the exons ATGAGGACCCTGCTGCTTATAAGTGCACTGACCATCACCCGCTTGATTTCTACAGCTTTAATAG CAGCagcaagtactgattctacatcAACAGTGCTCACAAGTACAACTGTGCAACCTACAGAagcaagtactgattctacatcAACAGTGCTCACAAGTACAATTGTGCAACCTACAGAAGCAAGCACTGATTCTACATCAACAGTGCTCACAAGTACAACTGTGCAACCTGTAGCAGCagcaagtactgattctacatcAACAGTGCTCACAAGTACAACTGTGCAACCTACAGAagcaagtactgattctacatcAACAGTGCTCACAAGTACAATTGTGCAACCTACAGAAGCAAGCACTGATTCTACATCAACAGTGCTCACAAGTACAACTGTGCAACCTGAAGAAGCACGTACTGATTCTACATCAACAGTGCTCACAAGTACAACTGTGCAACCTACAGAAGCAAGTACTGATTCCACATCAACAGTGCTCACAAGTACAACTGTGCAACCTACAGAagcaagtactgattctacatcAACAGTGCTCACAAGAACAACTGTGCAACCTACAGAatcaagtactgattctacatcTACAGTGCTCAAAAGTACAACTGTGCAACCTGCAGCAGCCAGTACTAATTCTACATCAACAGTGCTCACAAGTTCAACTGTGCAACCTACAGAagcaagtactgattctacatcAACAGTGCTCACACGTACAACTGTGCAACCTGCAACAGCAAGTACTGATTCTGCATCAACAGTGCTCACAAGTACAACTGTGCAACCTACAGAagcaagtactgattctacatcAACAGTGCTCACAAGTACAACTGTGCAACCTACGGAAGCACGTACTGATTCTACATCAACAGTGCTCACAAGTACAACTGTGCAACCTACAGAagcaagtactgattctacatcAACAGTGCTCACAAGTACAACTGTGCAACCTACAGAagcaagtactgattctacatcTACAGTGCTCAAAAGTACAACTGTGCAAC CTGCAGCagcaagtactgattctacatcAACAGTGCTCGCAATAACAACTGTGCAACCTGCAGCAACAATTACTGATTCTACATCAACAGTGCTCACAAGCACAATTGTGCATCCTGCTGCAGCAAGTACAGATTCTACATCAACAGTGCTCGCAAGTACAACTGTGCAACCTGCAGCAGCAAGTAATGATTCTACATCAACAGGTCTCAAAAGCACAACTGCGCAACCTGCAGCagcaagtactgattctacatcAACAATGCTCAAAAGCACAACTGCGCAACCTGCATCAGCAAGTACCAATTCTACATCAACAGTGCTCACAAGTACAACTGTGCAACCTACAGCAGCAAGTACTGTTTCGACATCAACAATTCTCACAAGTACAACTGTGCAACATGTAGCACCagcaagtactgattctacatcAACAGTGCTCACAAGCACAACTGTGCAAC CTGCAGCagcaagtactgattctacatcAACAATGCTCAAAAGCACAACTGCGCAACCTGCATCAGCAAGTACCAATTCTACATCAACAGTGCTCACAAGTACAACTGTGCAACCTACAGCAGCAAGTACTGTTTCGACATCAACAATTCTCACAAGTACAACTGTGCAACATGTAGCACCagcaagtactgattctacatcAACAGTGCTCACAAGCACAACTGTGCAAC CTGCAGCagcaagtactgattctacatcAACAATGCTCAAAAGCACAACTGCGCAACCTGCAGCAGCAAGTACGTCAGTAACAACGATTTCTAACGGCTGTCGGAAGAGAGCGGTCGAAGAGGGCGAGTGTGTGGCTAACGCTGAGTGTGTAAAAGAAGGGGACGCATACTTGTGCAAATGTAAGCAAGGATTCGTAAATCAATCATCGCAGTGTAACAAAGAag agATGTCATGGGGCCAAAACAGAGGAACTTCTGGTAGATCCTTCATTGTTGCGTACTGGTTATTGATTGTAACTGCATGCGTACATCTTGTTCAGACAGTACCATAG
- the LOC127855525 gene encoding uncharacterized protein LOC127855525 isoform X9: MRTLLLISALTITRLISTALIAAASTDSTSTVLTSTTVQPTEASTDSTSTVLTSTIVQPTEASTDSTSTVLTSTTVQPVAAASTDSTSTVLTSTTVQPTEASTDSTSTVLTSTIVQPTEASTDSTSTVLTSTTVQPEEARTDSTSTVLTSTTVQPTEASTDSTSTVLTSTTVQPTEASTDSTSTVLTRTTVQPTESSTDSTSTVLKSTTVQPAAASTNSTSTVLTSSTVQPTEASTDSTSTVLTRTTVQPTEASTDSTSTVLTSTTVQPTEARTDSTSTVLTSTTVQPTEASTDSTSTVLTSTTVQPTEASTDSTSTVLKSTTVQPAAASTDSTSTVLTSSTVQPTEASTDSTSTVLTRTTVQPAAASTDSTSTVLAITTVQPAATITDSTSTVLTSTIVHPAAASTDSTSTVLASTTVQPAAASNDSTSTGLKSTTAQPAAASTDSTSTMLKSTTAQPASASTNSTSTVLTSTTVQPTAASTVSTSTILTSTTVQHVAPASTDSTSTVLTSTTVQPAAASTDSTSTMLKSTTAQPASASTNSTSTVLTSTTVQPTAASTVSTSTILTSTTVQHVAPASTDSTSTVLTSTTVQPAAASTDSTSTMLKSTTAQPAAASTSVTTISNGCRKRAVEEGECVANAECVKEGDAYLCKCKQGFVNQSSQCNKEEMSWGQNRGTSGRSFIVAYWLLIVTACVHLVQTVP, from the exons ATGAGGACCCTGCTGCTTATAAGTGCACTGACCATCACCCGCTTGATTTCTACAGCTTTAATAG CAGCagcaagtactgattctacatcAACAGTGCTCACAAGTACAACTGTGCAACCTACAGAagcaagtactgattctacatcAACAGTGCTCACAAGTACAATTGTGCAACCTACAGAAGCAAGCACTGATTCTACATCAACAGTGCTCACAAGTACAACTGTGCAACCTGTAGCAGCagcaagtactgattctacatcAACAGTGCTCACAAGTACAACTGTGCAACCTACAGAagcaagtactgattctacatcAACAGTGCTCACAAGTACAATTGTGCAACCTACAGAAGCAAGCACTGATTCTACATCAACAGTGCTCACAAGTACAACTGTGCAACCTGAAGAAGCACGTACTGATTCTACATCAACAGTGCTCACAAGTACAACTGTGCAACCTACAGAAGCAAGTACTGATTCCACATCAACAGTGCTCACAAGTACAACTGTGCAACCTACAGAagcaagtactgattctacatcAACAGTGCTCACAAGAACAACTGTGCAACCTACAGAatcaagtactgattctacatcTACAGTGCTCAAAAGTACAACTGTGCAACCTGCAGCAGCCAGTACTAATTCTACATCAACAGTGCTCACAAGTTCAACTGTGCAACCTACAGAagcaagtactgattctacatcAACAGTGCTCACACGTACAACTGTGCAAC CTACAGAagcaagtactgattctacatcAACAGTGCTCACAAGTACAACTGTGCAACCTACGGAAGCACGTACTGATTCTACATCAACAGTGCTCACAAGTACAACTGTGCAACCTACAGAagcaagtactgattctacatcAACAGTGCTCACAAGTACAACTGTGCAACCTACAGAagcaagtactgattctacatcTACAGTGCTCAAAAGTACAACTGTGCAACCTGCAGCAGCCAGTACTGATTCTACATCAACAGTGCTCACAAGTTCAACTGTGCAACCTACAGAagcaagtactgattctacatcAACAGTGCTGACTCGTACAACTGTGCAACCTGCAGCagcaagtactgattctacatcAACAGTGCTCGCAATAACAACTGTGCAACCTGCAGCAACAATTACTGATTCTACATCAACAGTGCTCACAAGCACAATTGTGCATCCTGCTGCAGCAAGTACAGATTCTACATCAACAGTGCTCGCAAGTACAACTGTGCAACCTGCAGCAGCAAGTAATGATTCTACATCAACAGGTCTCAAAAGCACAACTGCGCAACCTGCAGCagcaagtactgattctacatcAACAATGCTCAAAAGCACAACTGCGCAACCTGCATCAGCAAGTACCAATTCTACATCAACAGTGCTCACAAGTACAACTGTGCAACCTACAGCAGCAAGTACTGTTTCGACATCAACAATTCTCACAAGTACAACTGTGCAACATGTAGCACCagcaagtactgattctacatcAACAGTGCTCACAAGCACAACTGTGCAAC CTGCAGCagcaagtactgattctacatcAACAATGCTCAAAAGCACAACTGCGCAACCTGCATCAGCAAGTACCAATTCTACATCAACAGTGCTCACAAGTACAACTGTGCAACCTACAGCAGCAAGTACTGTTTCGACATCAACAATTCTCACAAGTACAACTGTGCAACATGTAGCACCagcaagtactgattctacatcAACAGTGCTCACAAGCACAACTGTGCAAC CTGCAGCagcaagtactgattctacatcAACAATGCTCAAAAGCACAACTGCGCAACCTGCAGCAGCAAGTACGTCAGTAACAACGATTTCTAACGGCTGTCGGAAGAGAGCGGTCGAAGAGGGCGAGTGTGTGGCTAACGCTGAGTGTGTAAAAGAAGGGGACGCATACTTGTGCAAATGTAAGCAAGGATTCGTAAATCAATCATCGCAGTGTAACAAAGAag agATGTCATGGGGCCAAAACAGAGGAACTTCTGGTAGATCCTTCATTGTTGCGTACTGGTTATTGATTGTAACTGCATGCGTACATCTTGTTCAGACAGTACCATAG